In a genomic window of Brassica rapa cultivar Chiifu-401-42 chromosome A10, CAAS_Brap_v3.01, whole genome shotgun sequence:
- the LOC103845739 gene encoding uncharacterized protein LOC103845739 — protein MKISLFFVSFLVLLPLSLQDPIPKVKAPSRAHAELTSHGFPIGLLPLSVKDYYINKTSGDFSLLLHGTCKITLPPDNYLATYSDKVTGRITHGQIAELRGIRVRAFYQWWSITGIRSSGDNLVFEVGVVTAKYPSKNFDESLDCEGTRASS, from the coding sequence ATGAAGATCTCTCTCTTCTTTGTCTCGTTCCTCGTCCTCTTACCTCTCTCCCTACAGGATCCTATCCCAAAAGTCAAAGCACCGAGTCGGGCCCACGCGGAGCTCACGAGCCATGGTTTCCCGATAGGACTCCTCCCTCTCTCCGTCAAGGACTACTACATCAACAAAACCTCCGGCGACTTCTCCCTCCTCCTCCACGGCACGTGCAAAATCACGCTTCCTCCCGACAACTACCTCGCGACTTATTCGGACAAGGTGACGGGGCGGATCACGCACGGTCAGATCGCGGAGCTCCGTGGGATTCGTGTCAGGGCGTTTTATCAGTGGTGGTCTATCACCGGGATTCGATCCTCCGGGGATAATCTTGTCTTCGAGGTCGGTGTCGTAACCGCCAAGTACCCTTCGAAGAATTTCGACGAGAGTCTTGATTGCGAAGGAACACGAGCTTCTTCTTGA
- the LOC103845740 gene encoding aldehyde oxidase GLOX1, giving the protein MRASTRVIWTVSVLMLAAVSDAIFPLPFLPFLPGFNNVHDHDDVEVAKPVVTGGKAGGKRRSGGALEAQTNWPGKWELFLENSGVSAMHAGLMPLINQVQFYDATIWRISKIKLPPGVPCHVVNAKTNKIDCWAHSVLIDVNNGAIKPLSLATDTWCSSGGLTVNGTMVSTGGYGGGANTARYLAACPNCQWHEYPQALAAKRWYSTQATLPDGKFFIIGGRDAMNYEYIPEEGQNNKKIYDSLLLKQTDDPEENNLYPFVWLNTDGNLFIFANNRSILLSPKTNQVIKEFPQLPGGSRNYPGSGSSALLPIHLYMKNPKVIPAEVLVCGGTRHDAYYRASKKVFEPALQDCARIRINSAKPRWKIETMPTPRVMSDTVILPNGDILLVNGGKRGCSGWGYGKDPNFAPTLYKPRAARGKRFRELAATNIPRMYHSVAIAIPDGKVLVAGSNTNDGYKYNVEFPTELRVEKFSPPYLDPALATLRPKIATSPKQIRYGQNFNVKVNLNQKDVTKQSLKLTMLAPSFTTHSISMNMRMLLLGVGGVNPAGGASFEIQTVAPPSGNVAPPGYYLLFAVYKGVPSTGEWIQIV; this is encoded by the exons atgagagccTCAACAAGAGTCATATGGACAGTATCTGTCCTTATGCTAGCGGCTGTGTCCGATGCCATCTTCCCTCTACCATTTCTTCCCTTCCTCCCTGGCTTCAACAACGTTCACGACCACGATGATGTGGAGGTTGCTAAGCCAGTGGTTACCGGTGGAAAAGCTGGAGGAAAAAGGAGATCAGGCGGTGCTCTAGAAGCTCAGACAAACTGGCCTGGAAAGTGGGAGTTGTTCTTGGAAAACTCGGGTGTGTCAGCTATGCATGCAGGTCTGATGCCACTCATCAACCAGGTCCAATTCTATGACGCAACCATCTGGAGAATCTCAAAGATTAAGTTGCCTCCGGGTGTTCCATGCCACGTCGTCAATGCCAAGACCAACAAGATCGATTGTTGGGCTCATTCGGTTCTCATTGATGTCAACAACGGTGCCATTAAGCCTCTATCC CTTGCCACCGATACATGGTGCTCGTCTGGAGGTCTGACCGTCAACGGAACAATGGTGAGCACTGGAGGATACGGAGGAGGAGCCAACACGGCGAGGTACCTAGCGGCTTGTCCAAACTGCCAATGGCATGAATACCCTCAGGCTTTGGCTGCGAAGAGATGGTACTCAACGCAAGCAACTCTCCCTGACGGAAAGTTCTTCATTATTGGAGGACGTGACGCCATGAACTACGAGTACATCCCAGAGGAAGGACAAAACAACAAGAAGATCTACGACTCATTGCTCCTTAAGCAAACAGACGACCCGGAAGAGAACAACCTCTACCCTTTCGTATGGCTTAACACCGACGGTAACCTATTCATCTTCGCAAACAACAGATCCATCCTCCTAAGCCCCAAAACAAACCAGGTCATCAAAGAGTTCCCTCAGCTCCCCGGTGGTTCCCGTAACTACCCTGGATCAGGCTCCTCAGCACTCCTCCCCATCCATCTTTACATGAAAAACCCTAAAGTCATCCCTGCTGAGGTCCTTGTCTGTGGTGGAACCCGACACGACGCTTATTACCGTGCCAGCAAAAAG GTATTCGAACCAGCACTACAGGACTGTGCAAGGATAAGAATCAACAGCGCGAAGCCTCGATGGAAGATAGAGACTATGCCAACTCCACGAGTCATGAGTGACACTGTTATCCTCCCTAACGGAGACATACTCCTAGTCAACGGAGGTAAACGTGGATGTTCAGGATGGGGATACGGTAAAGACCCTAACTTCGCTCCCACCTTGTACAAGCCTCGTGCCGCCCGTGGAAAGCGTTTCAGAGAGCTCGCTGCCACCAACATCCCACGTATGTACCACTCCGTCGCCATCGCTATCCCCGACGGTAAGGTTCTCGTCGCTGGAAGCAACACCAACGACGGTTACAAGTACAACGTTGAGTTCCCTACGGAGCTTCGCGTTGAGAAATTCTCACCACCTTACCTCGACCCGGCACTAGCCACCTTGAGGCCAAAGATCGCCACGTCACCAAAACAGATCAGATACGGACAGAACTTCAACGTGAAGGTCAACCTTAACCAAAAGGACGTGACCAAGCAGAGTCTCAAGCTTACCATGTTAGCTCCATCCTTTACCACGCACAGTATCTCCATGAACATGAGGATGCTTCTGTTGGGTGTCGGTGGTGTTAACCCTGCTGGTGGCGCTTCTTTTGAAATCCAGACGGTTGCACCACCCAGTGGAAATGTTGCACCGCCCGGTTACTATCTTCTCTTCGCCGTCTACAAAGGTGTTCCCAGCACTGGTGAATGGATTCAGATCGTCTAa
- the LOC103845741 gene encoding rop guanine nucleotide exchange factor 10 isoform X1 has protein sequence MVRTLGRKISWPRSFSFRKMFDGRNSGHSSFSSRGDGRHTPEHELAVHAIPSAQRTRRGRQNRTSDMEAMKARFAKLLLGEDMSGGSEGVTSALALSYAITNLADSVFGEQMKLQPMYPETKKIWRKEMNLLLSVVDHIVQFVPSKQMGKNGAFTEIMVTKQRDDLLMNIPALRKLDSVLLETLDNFKDQKDFWYVPRDVEDTSNNGDWRRDENWWLPVVKVPSDGLSEESRKLLQSQKDSVAQVLKAATAINDVVLSEMNIPDNYIDSLPKNGKTILGDFLYKILTDEHFDPDYFLSFLDLSTEHKVLDLKNRIEASMVIWKRKMNQKEKDGRSQWGSSVSLERRELLEVRAETVLVMLKHQYPGIPQSSLEVSKIKNNKDIGQAILESYSRVLENLASKIMSRIEDVLEADALVQRQLMAEAERRSAESEVESEYEETEKMESAETPNSRKLSELIGWRLSSDTKKHCSMSDIELFHKAEQEKTVVKSPRALEKLMMKSPRALEKPMMKSPRALPKKLSFLAKLENMRSPTERH, from the exons ATGGTGAGGACATTAGGACGTAAAATAAGCTGGCCAAGATCTTTCAGTTTTAGAAAGATGTTTGATGGTCGGAACTCTGGACATTCATCATTTTCTTCTCGCGGGGATGGCAGGCATACCCCGGAGCACGAACTTGCTGTACACGCTATACCATCGGCTCAGAGGACTCGTAGAGGCAGGCAAAACAGGACATCAG ACATGGAAGCAATGAAGGCAAGATTCGCAAAACTGCTGCTTGGAGAGGACATGTCAGGCGGTAGTGAAGGCGTGACATCTGCGTTAGCTTTGTCATATGCCATCACCAACCTCGCTG ATTCCGTGTTCGGGGAGCAGATGAAATTGCAGCCTATGTATCCGGAGACTAAAAAGATTTGGAGGAAAGAAATGAATTTGTTATTGTCTGTGGTTGATCACATTGTCCAGTTTGTTCCTTCTAAACAAATGGGCAAAAATGGAGCATTCACTGAG ATCATGGTGACCAAACAAAGAGATGATTTGCTGATGAACATTCCAGCCTTACGCAAGCTTGACTCGGTTCTTCTC GAGACTTTGGACAACTTTAAGGACCAGAAAGACTTTTGGTATGTCCCAAGAGATGTTGAGGATACATCGAACAATGGAGACTGGAGGAGGGATGAGAACTGGTGGTTACCAGTTGTTAAGGTTCCATCGGATGGATTGTCTGAAGAATCACGTAAACTGTTGCAAAGTCAAAAAGATTCTGTGGCACAAGTCCTCAAAGCCGCCACAGCTATTAATGATGTAGTATTGTCTGAAATGAACATTCCTGACAACTACATTGACTCCCTTCCGAAG AATGGGAAGACAATCCTTGGAGATTTCCTTTACAAGATCTTAACAGATGAACACTTTGATCCTGACTACTTCCTTTCTTTCTTGGATTTGTCAACGGAGCACAAAGTTCTTGATCTAAAGAACAGGATTGAAGCCTCCATGGTGATatggaagaggaagatgaaCCAGAAAGAGAAAGATGGGAGATCACAGTGGGGATCCTCTGTTAGCTTGGAGAGGAGGGAGCTTTTAGAGGTCCGAGCTGAGACTGTTTTGGTTATGCTTAAACACCAATACCCTGGGATCCCACAATCTTCACTTGAAGTCTCCAAGATTAAAAACAACAAG GACATTGGACAGGCGATTTTGGAGAGCTATTCGAGGGTTTTAGAAAATCTTGCTTCCAAGATCATGTCAAGAATAGAGGATGTCCTTGAAGCCGATGCGCTAGTTCAAAGACAGCTGATGGCAGAGGCAGAGAGAAGATCAGCTGAAAGTGAGGTGGAATCTGAATATGAGGAAACCGAAAAGATGGAGTCGGCAGAAACGCCAAACTCGAGGAAACTATCAGAACTCATAGGGTGGAGATTGTCATCAGATACAAAGAAGCATTGTTCGATGAGTGATATAGAACTCTTCCACAAAGCTGAGCAGGAGAAGACGGTGGTGAAGTCTCCAAGAGCTTTGGAGAAGCTGATGATGAAATCTCCAAGAGCTTTGGAGAAGCCGATGATGAAGTCTCCAAGAGCTCTACCAAAAAAACTTTCATTTCTAGCGAAGTTAGAGAACATGAGAAGCCCCACTGAGAGACACTAA
- the LOC103845741 gene encoding rop guanine nucleotide exchange factor 10 isoform X2, with the protein MEAMKARFAKLLLGEDMSGGSEGVTSALALSYAITNLADSVFGEQMKLQPMYPETKKIWRKEMNLLLSVVDHIVQFVPSKQMGKNGAFTEIMVTKQRDDLLMNIPALRKLDSVLLETLDNFKDQKDFWYVPRDVEDTSNNGDWRRDENWWLPVVKVPSDGLSEESRKLLQSQKDSVAQVLKAATAINDVVLSEMNIPDNYIDSLPKNGKTILGDFLYKILTDEHFDPDYFLSFLDLSTEHKVLDLKNRIEASMVIWKRKMNQKEKDGRSQWGSSVSLERRELLEVRAETVLVMLKHQYPGIPQSSLEVSKIKNNKDIGQAILESYSRVLENLASKIMSRIEDVLEADALVQRQLMAEAERRSAESEVESEYEETEKMESAETPNSRKLSELIGWRLSSDTKKHCSMSDIELFHKAEQEKTVVKSPRALEKLMMKSPRALEKPMMKSPRALPKKLSFLAKLENMRSPTERH; encoded by the exons ATGGAAGCAATGAAGGCAAGATTCGCAAAACTGCTGCTTGGAGAGGACATGTCAGGCGGTAGTGAAGGCGTGACATCTGCGTTAGCTTTGTCATATGCCATCACCAACCTCGCTG ATTCCGTGTTCGGGGAGCAGATGAAATTGCAGCCTATGTATCCGGAGACTAAAAAGATTTGGAGGAAAGAAATGAATTTGTTATTGTCTGTGGTTGATCACATTGTCCAGTTTGTTCCTTCTAAACAAATGGGCAAAAATGGAGCATTCACTGAG ATCATGGTGACCAAACAAAGAGATGATTTGCTGATGAACATTCCAGCCTTACGCAAGCTTGACTCGGTTCTTCTC GAGACTTTGGACAACTTTAAGGACCAGAAAGACTTTTGGTATGTCCCAAGAGATGTTGAGGATACATCGAACAATGGAGACTGGAGGAGGGATGAGAACTGGTGGTTACCAGTTGTTAAGGTTCCATCGGATGGATTGTCTGAAGAATCACGTAAACTGTTGCAAAGTCAAAAAGATTCTGTGGCACAAGTCCTCAAAGCCGCCACAGCTATTAATGATGTAGTATTGTCTGAAATGAACATTCCTGACAACTACATTGACTCCCTTCCGAAG AATGGGAAGACAATCCTTGGAGATTTCCTTTACAAGATCTTAACAGATGAACACTTTGATCCTGACTACTTCCTTTCTTTCTTGGATTTGTCAACGGAGCACAAAGTTCTTGATCTAAAGAACAGGATTGAAGCCTCCATGGTGATatggaagaggaagatgaaCCAGAAAGAGAAAGATGGGAGATCACAGTGGGGATCCTCTGTTAGCTTGGAGAGGAGGGAGCTTTTAGAGGTCCGAGCTGAGACTGTTTTGGTTATGCTTAAACACCAATACCCTGGGATCCCACAATCTTCACTTGAAGTCTCCAAGATTAAAAACAACAAG GACATTGGACAGGCGATTTTGGAGAGCTATTCGAGGGTTTTAGAAAATCTTGCTTCCAAGATCATGTCAAGAATAGAGGATGTCCTTGAAGCCGATGCGCTAGTTCAAAGACAGCTGATGGCAGAGGCAGAGAGAAGATCAGCTGAAAGTGAGGTGGAATCTGAATATGAGGAAACCGAAAAGATGGAGTCGGCAGAAACGCCAAACTCGAGGAAACTATCAGAACTCATAGGGTGGAGATTGTCATCAGATACAAAGAAGCATTGTTCGATGAGTGATATAGAACTCTTCCACAAAGCTGAGCAGGAGAAGACGGTGGTGAAGTCTCCAAGAGCTTTGGAGAAGCTGATGATGAAATCTCCAAGAGCTTTGGAGAAGCCGATGATGAAGTCTCCAAGAGCTCTACCAAAAAAACTTTCATTTCTAGCGAAGTTAGAGAACATGAGAAGCCCCACTGAGAGACACTAA
- the LOC103845742 gene encoding aspartate aminotransferase, cytoplasmic isozyme 1: MDSVFSNVDRAPEDPILGVTVAYNNDPSPSKLNLGVGAYRTEEGKPLVLDVVRRAEQQLVNDPSRVKEYIPIAGLADFNKLSAKLILGADSPAIQESRVATIQCLSGTGSLRVGAEFLKKHYHQSVIFIPKPTWGNHPKVFNLAGLSVEYYRYYDPATRGLDFQGLLEDLGAAPSGAIVLLHACAHNPTGVDPTPEQWEQIRQLIRSKSLLPFFDSAYQGFASGSLDTDAHSVRTFVADGGECLIAQSYAKNMGLYGERVGALSIVCKSADVASKVESQVKLVVRPMYSSPPIHGASIVATILKSSDMYNDWTIELKGMADRIISMRQQLFEALQAKGTPGDWSHIIKQIGMFTFTGLNKEQVAFMTKEYHIYMTSDGRISMAGLSTKTVPHLVDAIHAAVTRVV, from the exons ATGGACTCCGTCTTCTCCAACGTCGATCGTGCTCCCGAAGATCCTATTCTCGGT GTAACAGTTGCTTACAACAATGATCCAAGCCCATCTAAGCTCAATTTGGGTGTTGGCGCCTATCGAACTGAG GAAGGGAAGCCCCTTGTTCTCGACGTGGTGCGTAGAGCAGAGCAACAGCTAGTCAACGATCC GTCCCGTGTCAAGGAGTATATTCCCATTGCTGGACTCGCTGATTTCAACAAACTTAGCGCCAAGCTCATCTTGGGTGCTGATAG TCCTGCGATTCAAGAGAGTAGAGTTGCTACGATCCAGTGCTTGTCTGGTACTGGTTCTTTGAGAGTTGGGGCTGAGTTCCTCAAGAAACACTACCACCAA AGTGTCATTTTCATTCCAAAACCGACTTGGGGAAACCATCCCAAAGTTTTCAACTTGGCAGGCTTGTCTGTGGAGTACTACCGTTACTATGATCCTGCAACCCGTGGGCTTGACTtccaag GGTTGCTCGAGGATCTTGGCGCTGCACCATCTGGAGCTATTGTCTTACTTCATGCATGTGCACACAATCCCACTGGAGTTGACCCAACCCCCGAACAGTGGGAACAGATTCGACAACTAATTAGATCCAAGAGCTTATTGCCCTTTTTTGATAGTGCATATCAG GGTTTTGCTAGTGGTAGCCTTGACACAGACGCACACTCTGTCCGTACGTTTGTTGCTGATGGCGGTGAATGCTTGATAGCTCAAAGTTATGCCAAAAATATGGGACTTTATGGGGAGCGTGTTGGTGCCCTTAGCATT GTCTGCAAGTCGGCTGATGTGGCTAGTAAGGTTGAGAGCCAGGTGAAACTTGTTGTGCGTCCCATGTATTCGAGCCCACCTATTCATGGAGCATCAATTGTTGCCACCATTCTCAAAAGCAG CGATATGTACAACGACTGGACCATCGAGCTGAAAGGAATGGCTGACCGCATAATTAGCATGCGCCAACAGTTATTTGAAGCTCTACAAGCCAAAG GCACACCTGGTGATTGGAGTCACATTATCAAACAGATTGGCATGTTTACTTTTACTGGATTGAACAAGGAGCAAGTTGCCTTCATGACCAAAGAGTATCACATTTACATGACATCTGACGG GAGAATAAGCATGGCAGGTCTCAGTACGAAGACGGTGCCTCACCTCGTTGACGCTATCCATGCTGCAGTTACCCGCGTCGTCTAA